The following proteins are encoded in a genomic region of Pangasianodon hypophthalmus isolate fPanHyp1 chromosome 26, fPanHyp1.pri, whole genome shotgun sequence:
- the lmo7b gene encoding LIM domain only protein 7b isoform X4, whose translation MEWREQTAVGCEVAFREAQRWIEEVTKKRFGSSNFRSALENGVLLCDLINKLKPGIIKRVNRLSTPIAGLDNVNVFLKACGKLGLNDAQLFHPGDLQDVSTRVTVRRQETSRRLKNVLITIYWLGRKAQADPSYSGPQLNFKAFEGLLGVALSKALEEASCSKSSVRDSGFAETWYPDREVPSYRREDSVESLDSVESHTLSVASDCTLIAGSEGFGSDAEAEHCFRMTEPLSASGTERRNLPAALRKKRFVQHEEGGRGRVSPLHSENGRGLDSPSLDLPPVSAFHQWAHDYQSDSESDSDRPEPDLVQDDLASRRFRSATPNTPTNFAVPLNPRSMRPFPAVSPSARRSWVTMSDASRLAAGPHEMSSQSSTPPLPSSMDSGDGYRKSTLEDELLLRAWNEESSESDEGQGFADPVQDDLYARRVLQATHQTSVNTDSDKFLPKYWTPEEDAHVGRIRLGSQRRPWYKKMQGFRSKSMSDITPEPVAQEAESSTSFHPLKSQRGKAATVSLRQERIRQYQARLRESEAKWQEDLTRWKTRRRSVNSDLHRKKDEQEQLGFMSSGTVPVGGEQEQSFCRRSLQREETDLASTATDEAFTPSPLTSSSSSSMPGPINTTGPAPVHRGCSHANDTIEASHHTPPVVSAASDHVQSSSSPFLPASDTDSAPVPVSRAKSLEGVFPGTPQMSAALPRGFRRSEGTSRLSTGVTPKPFSTKTSRMSTQPRFYSMDDSHSGQRERHQLPASFPHRGIDTTPDYKDDTRSSTHEAVQWRKKKEEERGKQMDSAPSIHSFMSASVLIPDKAVCVSREDEVDHRDMQVSLNQTPNSGTDFGFQARWDSTGARIKSVQPGSPAHLCHLHAGDEIVALGGQRVAEMSYEKWKANMDAALREGKLLMDIRRLSLNGHPDHHAPISNTSSLPMENESNAQVNGHPVNGLPSKAMHRSFHDNPVAIKNKGGSESAISDLQVPSIGASSSCRSWNAEEERRKQEKWQMEQEHLLQEKYRRDQERLEEAWRRDQQEAALEENSNTEKQDVPSFPTGNIMHYTPPPFLHRSNSPTFVALTQQAQEAALVQNKQVQIAAGHPTKDECDSSSKTSQWPSESYGFTKLTASDRKKSKSTPSLDGSHKQDSRVGVKKKGRLSQAEQERQQILEEMRKKTPVLTDSSWIRQRHTCTIHKEPVNVAPLRRHESLDNIRSSSSSGSSSKQFSSSSQPLSGLSGIIPYRGYSGRCSLGPGAAIFSNALKQSSWSRPTSISPVSDEEACNRPQQCDRLASRRRPCSRCEQPLVKGPAMVIESLELCFHVGCFKCVSCRAELRRDPESRAQVRVRHGQLFCDTCYNRLRVRTGIPK comes from the exons GACAACGTGAATGTGTTTCTGAAGGCCTGTGGAAAACTCGGGCTGAATGACGCACAGCTCTTCCACCCCGGAGACTTGCAGGACGTGTCCACTCGCGTGACCGTCAG GCGTCAGGAGACTTCCAGGAGACTGAAAAAT GTTCTGATCACGATATACTGGCTGGGAAGGAAGGCTCAGGCCGACCCATCCTACAGCGGCCCACAGCTCAACTTTAAAGCTTTCGAAGGTCTGCTGGGTGTCGCCTTATCCAAA GCTTTAGAGGAGGCGTCGTGCTCCAAGTCCAGTGTGAGGGACAGTGGTTTTGCAGAGACCTGGTACCCTGACAGGGAGGTGCCGAGCTACAGGAGGGAGGATTCAGTGGAGAGCCTGGACTCGGTGGAGTCGCACACTCTGAGTGTGGCATCAGATTGTACATTAATAGCAGGCAGTGAAG GGTTTGGGAGCGACGCAGAGGCAGAGCACTGCTTTAGGATGACTGAGCCTCTGTCTGCATCTGGTACAGAGAGACGAAACCTCCCGGCTGCACTGAGGAAGAAAAGATTTGTGCAGCATGAAGAAGGTGGCAGGGGTCGTGTCAGCCCGCTCCACAG TGAAAATGGGAGGGGCTTAGACAGTCCCTCCCTCGACCTCCCTCCCGTTTCTGCTTTCCACCAATGGGCACATGATTACCAGAGTGACTCCGAGTCTGACTCTGATCGGCCCGAACCAGACCTTGTTCAGGACGACCTCGCGAGCCGTCGCTTCCGCTCAGCAACCCCAAACACTCCTACAAACTTCGCTGTCCCTCTGAACCCCAGAAGTATGAGACCGTTCCCTGCAGTGAGCCCCAGTGCAAGAAGGTCGTGGGTCACCATGTCTGATGCCTCTCGGTTGGCTGCTGGTCCTCATGAAATGTCGAGCCAGAG CAGCACGCCCCCGCTACCCAGCAGCATGGACAGCGGAGACGGCTACAGAAAGAGCACTCTGGAGGACGAGCTTCTCCTGCGAGCTTGGAATGAAGAGTCGAGTGAATCAGACGAGGGCCAAGGCTTTGCTGACCCCGTTCAGGATGACCTCTACGCTCGCAGGGTGCTTCAGGCTACCCATCAGACCTCTGTCAACACAGATTCAGACAAGTTCCTGCCCAAGTACTGGACTCCTGAGGAGGACGCTCATGTGGGGAGGATCAGACTCGGGTCACAGCGCAGACCCTGGTACAAGAAGATGCAGGGCTTCAG GAGCAAGTCCATGAGTGACATCACCCCGGAGCCCGTAGCACAGGAGGCTGAAAGCAGCACGTCTTTTCATCCTCTGAAGAGTCAGCGCGGTAAAGCTGCGACAGTTTCCCTGCGACAGGAGCGGATACGGCAGTATCAGGCCAGGCTGAGGGAGAGCGAGGCCAAGTGGCAGGAG GACCTGACCAGGTGGAAGACTCGAAGGCGGAGTGTGAACTCTGACCTGCACAGGAAGAAAGACGAACAAGAACAACTCGGGTTCATGAGCAGTGGGACTGTCCCAGTCGGAGGGGAGCAGGAGCAAAG TTTTTGCAGGAGGAGCCTACAGAGGGAGGAGACTGATTTGGCCTCCACGGCTACAGATGAGGCCTTTACTCCTTCTCCATTGacctccagcagcagcagcagcatgccAGGACCCATAAACACGACCGGACCTGCTCCTGTACACAGAGGCTGTTCTCATGCTAACGATACGATTGAAGCGAGTCATCACACACCTCCTGTAGTGAGCGCAGCATCTGATCACGTGCAGAGCTCCTCATCTCCCTTCCTGCCAGCCTCGGATACAGACTCTGCTCCAGTGCCAGTCTCGCGTGCCAAGTCTCTAGAAGGTGTCTTTCCAGGCACGCCACAGATGTCCGCCGCGCTGCCCAGAGGTTTCCGCAGGTCAGAGGGCACTTCACGGCTCTCCACAGGCGTCACACCAAAACCGTTCAGCACCAAGACCTCCAGGATGTCCACTCAGCCCAGATTCTACTCT ATGGACGATTCCCATAGCGGCCAGCGAGAGCGACACCAGCTTCCTGCATCTTTCCCCCACCGAGGAATTGATACAACTCCTGATTACAAAGATGACACTCGCTCCAGTACACATGAAGCCGTCCAgtggaggaagaagaaagaggaagagaggggaAAGCAGATGGACTCAGCTCCAAGCATTCACTCCTTCATGTCTGCTAGTGTCCTGATACCAGACAAAgccgtgtgtgtgagcagggaGGATGAG GTGGATCACCGTGACATGCAAGTCAGTCTGAATCAGACGCCCAACAGCGGCACGGACTTCGGCTTTCAGGCTCGTTGGGACTCGACTGGCGCTCGCATCAAATCCGTCCAACCAG GCAGCCCGGCTCATCTGTGCCACCTGCACGCGGGCGATGAGATTGTGGCTTTGGGTGGACAGCGAGTGGCCGAAATGAGCTACGAAAAGTGGAAGGCCAATATGGATGCTGCGCTGCGAGAGGGCAAGCTGCTGATGGACATCCGACGCCTCAGTCTTAATG GTCATCCAGATCACCACGCCCCCATCAGTAACACCTCCAGCCTGCCCATGGAGAACGAGTCTAACGCGCAGGTCAACGGCCATCCTGTTAAT GGTTTGCCATCGAAAGCAATGCATAGGAGCTTCCATGACAATCCAGTCGCAATAAAAAACAAAG GAGGCTCAGAGTCGGCCATATCGGAT CTGCAGGTTCCCTCCATCGGTGCGTCATCCTCATGCCGGTCCTGGAACGCTGAAGAGgaaaggaggaaacaggagaaatGGCAGATGGAGCAGGAGCACCTTCTGCAG gagaaGTACAGGCGTGATCAAGAGAGACTAGAAGAAGCATGGAGACGAGATCAACAGGAAGCAGCATTAGAAGAAAACAGCAACACGGAG AAGCAGGACGTGCCTTCTTTCCCCACTGGAAACATTATGCATTACACTCCACCCCCGTTCCTCCACCGATCAAATTCCCCAACTTTTGTAGCGCTTACTCAGCAAGCGCAAGAGGCAGCACTCGTCCAGAACAAACAGGTCCAGATAGCAGCAGGTCATCCAACCAAGGACGAGTGTGATTCATCCTCAAAGACAAGTCAATG GCCGAGCGAGTCTTATGGATTTACCAAGCTAACAGCTTCGGACAG GAAAAAGTCCAAATCCACTCCCTCACTTGATGGCAGCCACAAGCAAGACTCCAGAG TGGGTGTTAAGAAGAAGGGTCGCCTGTCTCAGGCTGAACAGGAGCGTCAGCAGATCCTGGAGGAGATGAGGAAGAAGACTCCGGTCCTCACAGACAGCAGCTGGATTCGCCAGCGCCACACCTGTACCATCCACAAGGAGCCCGTCAACGTGGCACCACTGAGAAG ACATGAGTCTCTGGACAACAtccgcagcagcagcagcagtggctCCTCGTCTAAGCAGTTCTCCAGCTCATCTCAGCCTCTCTCGGGCCTGAGCGGCATCATTCCTTACCGAGGCTACTCGGGCCGCTGCAGCCTGGGCCCCGGTGCCGCCATTTTCTCTAACGCTTTAAAGCAGAGCTCCTGGTCTCGGCCTACCTCCATCTCTCCTGTATCTGATGAGGAGGCGTGTAACCGTCCCCAGCAGTGTGACAG GCTGGCGAGCCGCAGGCGACCGTGCTCCCGCTGCGAGCAGCCGCTGGTCAAGGGCCCGGCCATGGTCATCGAGTCTCTGGAGCTGTGCTTTCATGTCGGGTGCTTTAAG TGTGTCAGCTGCAGGGCTGAGCTCAGGAGAGACCCAGAGTCTAGAGCTCAGGTGCGAGTCAGACACGGACAGCTCTTCTGCGACACCTGTTACAACAGACTCCGAG TCCGTACCGGCATTCCCAAGTGA
- the lmo7b gene encoding LIM domain only protein 7b isoform X1, whose amino-acid sequence MEWREQTAVGCEVAFREAQRWIEEVTKKRFGSSNFRSALENGVLLCDLINKLKPGIIKRVNRLSTPIAGLDNVNVFLKACGKLGLNDAQLFHPGDLQDVSTRVTVRRQETSRRLKNVLITIYWLGRKAQADPSYSGPQLNFKAFEGLLGVALSKALEEASCSKSSVRDSGFAETWYPDREVPSYRREDSVESLDSVESHTLSVASDCTLIAGSEGFGSDAEAEHCFRMTEPLSASGTERRNLPAALRKKRFVQHEEGGRGRVSPLHRAPTGHSARVGSKSMSDITPEPVAQEAESSTSFHPLKSQRGKAATVSLRQERIRQYQARLRESEAKWQEDLTRWKTRRRSVNSDLHRKKDEQEQLGFMSSGTVPVGGEQEQSFCRRSLQREETDLASTATDEAFTPSPLTSSSSSSMPGPINTTGPAPVHRGCSHANDTIEASHHTPPVVSAASDHVQSSSSPFLPASDTDSAPVPVSRAKSLEGVFPGTPQMSAALPRGFRRSEGTSRLSTGVTPKPFSTKTSRMSTQPRFYSMDDSHSGQRERHQLPASFPHRGIDTTPDYKDDTRSSTHEAVQWRKKKEEERGKQMDSAPSIHSFMSASVLIPDKAVCVSREDEVDHRDMQVSLNQTPNSGTDFGFQARWDSTGARIKSVQPGSPAHLCHLHAGDEIVALGGQRVAEMSYEKWKANMDAALREGKLLMDIRRLSLNGHPDHHAPISNTSSLPMENESNAQVNGHPVNGLPSKAMHRSFHDNPVAIKNKGGSESAISDLQVPSIGASSSCRSWNAEEERRKQEKWQMEQEHLLQEKYRRDQERLEEAWRRDQQEAALEENSNTEKQDVPSFPTGNIMHYTPPPFLHRSNSPTFVALTQQAQEAALVQNKQVQIAAGHPTKDECDSSSKTSQWPSESYGFTKLTASDRKKSKSTPSLDGSHKQDSRVGVKKKGRLSQAEQERQQILEEMRKKTPVLTDSSWIRQRHTCTIHKEPVNVAPLRRHESLDNIRSSSSSGSSSKQFSSSSQPLSGLSGIIPYRGYSGRCSLGPGAAIFSNALKQSSWSRPTSISPVSDEEACNRPQQCDRLASRRRPCSRCEQPLVKGPAMVIESLELCFHVGCFKCVSCRAELRRDPESRAQVRVRHGQLFCDTCYNRLRVRTGIPK is encoded by the exons GACAACGTGAATGTGTTTCTGAAGGCCTGTGGAAAACTCGGGCTGAATGACGCACAGCTCTTCCACCCCGGAGACTTGCAGGACGTGTCCACTCGCGTGACCGTCAG GCGTCAGGAGACTTCCAGGAGACTGAAAAAT GTTCTGATCACGATATACTGGCTGGGAAGGAAGGCTCAGGCCGACCCATCCTACAGCGGCCCACAGCTCAACTTTAAAGCTTTCGAAGGTCTGCTGGGTGTCGCCTTATCCAAA GCTTTAGAGGAGGCGTCGTGCTCCAAGTCCAGTGTGAGGGACAGTGGTTTTGCAGAGACCTGGTACCCTGACAGGGAGGTGCCGAGCTACAGGAGGGAGGATTCAGTGGAGAGCCTGGACTCGGTGGAGTCGCACACTCTGAGTGTGGCATCAGATTGTACATTAATAGCAGGCAGTGAAG GGTTTGGGAGCGACGCAGAGGCAGAGCACTGCTTTAGGATGACTGAGCCTCTGTCTGCATCTGGTACAGAGAGACGAAACCTCCCGGCTGCACTGAGGAAGAAAAGATTTGTGCAGCATGAAGAAGGTGGCAGGGGTCGTGTCAGCCCGCTCCACAG AGCTCCCACGGGACATTCTGCTCGTGTTGG GAGCAAGTCCATGAGTGACATCACCCCGGAGCCCGTAGCACAGGAGGCTGAAAGCAGCACGTCTTTTCATCCTCTGAAGAGTCAGCGCGGTAAAGCTGCGACAGTTTCCCTGCGACAGGAGCGGATACGGCAGTATCAGGCCAGGCTGAGGGAGAGCGAGGCCAAGTGGCAGGAG GACCTGACCAGGTGGAAGACTCGAAGGCGGAGTGTGAACTCTGACCTGCACAGGAAGAAAGACGAACAAGAACAACTCGGGTTCATGAGCAGTGGGACTGTCCCAGTCGGAGGGGAGCAGGAGCAAAG TTTTTGCAGGAGGAGCCTACAGAGGGAGGAGACTGATTTGGCCTCCACGGCTACAGATGAGGCCTTTACTCCTTCTCCATTGacctccagcagcagcagcagcatgccAGGACCCATAAACACGACCGGACCTGCTCCTGTACACAGAGGCTGTTCTCATGCTAACGATACGATTGAAGCGAGTCATCACACACCTCCTGTAGTGAGCGCAGCATCTGATCACGTGCAGAGCTCCTCATCTCCCTTCCTGCCAGCCTCGGATACAGACTCTGCTCCAGTGCCAGTCTCGCGTGCCAAGTCTCTAGAAGGTGTCTTTCCAGGCACGCCACAGATGTCCGCCGCGCTGCCCAGAGGTTTCCGCAGGTCAGAGGGCACTTCACGGCTCTCCACAGGCGTCACACCAAAACCGTTCAGCACCAAGACCTCCAGGATGTCCACTCAGCCCAGATTCTACTCT ATGGACGATTCCCATAGCGGCCAGCGAGAGCGACACCAGCTTCCTGCATCTTTCCCCCACCGAGGAATTGATACAACTCCTGATTACAAAGATGACACTCGCTCCAGTACACATGAAGCCGTCCAgtggaggaagaagaaagaggaagagaggggaAAGCAGATGGACTCAGCTCCAAGCATTCACTCCTTCATGTCTGCTAGTGTCCTGATACCAGACAAAgccgtgtgtgtgagcagggaGGATGAG GTGGATCACCGTGACATGCAAGTCAGTCTGAATCAGACGCCCAACAGCGGCACGGACTTCGGCTTTCAGGCTCGTTGGGACTCGACTGGCGCTCGCATCAAATCCGTCCAACCAG GCAGCCCGGCTCATCTGTGCCACCTGCACGCGGGCGATGAGATTGTGGCTTTGGGTGGACAGCGAGTGGCCGAAATGAGCTACGAAAAGTGGAAGGCCAATATGGATGCTGCGCTGCGAGAGGGCAAGCTGCTGATGGACATCCGACGCCTCAGTCTTAATG GTCATCCAGATCACCACGCCCCCATCAGTAACACCTCCAGCCTGCCCATGGAGAACGAGTCTAACGCGCAGGTCAACGGCCATCCTGTTAAT GGTTTGCCATCGAAAGCAATGCATAGGAGCTTCCATGACAATCCAGTCGCAATAAAAAACAAAG GAGGCTCAGAGTCGGCCATATCGGAT CTGCAGGTTCCCTCCATCGGTGCGTCATCCTCATGCCGGTCCTGGAACGCTGAAGAGgaaaggaggaaacaggagaaatGGCAGATGGAGCAGGAGCACCTTCTGCAG gagaaGTACAGGCGTGATCAAGAGAGACTAGAAGAAGCATGGAGACGAGATCAACAGGAAGCAGCATTAGAAGAAAACAGCAACACGGAG AAGCAGGACGTGCCTTCTTTCCCCACTGGAAACATTATGCATTACACTCCACCCCCGTTCCTCCACCGATCAAATTCCCCAACTTTTGTAGCGCTTACTCAGCAAGCGCAAGAGGCAGCACTCGTCCAGAACAAACAGGTCCAGATAGCAGCAGGTCATCCAACCAAGGACGAGTGTGATTCATCCTCAAAGACAAGTCAATG GCCGAGCGAGTCTTATGGATTTACCAAGCTAACAGCTTCGGACAG GAAAAAGTCCAAATCCACTCCCTCACTTGATGGCAGCCACAAGCAAGACTCCAGAG TGGGTGTTAAGAAGAAGGGTCGCCTGTCTCAGGCTGAACAGGAGCGTCAGCAGATCCTGGAGGAGATGAGGAAGAAGACTCCGGTCCTCACAGACAGCAGCTGGATTCGCCAGCGCCACACCTGTACCATCCACAAGGAGCCCGTCAACGTGGCACCACTGAGAAG ACATGAGTCTCTGGACAACAtccgcagcagcagcagcagtggctCCTCGTCTAAGCAGTTCTCCAGCTCATCTCAGCCTCTCTCGGGCCTGAGCGGCATCATTCCTTACCGAGGCTACTCGGGCCGCTGCAGCCTGGGCCCCGGTGCCGCCATTTTCTCTAACGCTTTAAAGCAGAGCTCCTGGTCTCGGCCTACCTCCATCTCTCCTGTATCTGATGAGGAGGCGTGTAACCGTCCCCAGCAGTGTGACAG GCTGGCGAGCCGCAGGCGACCGTGCTCCCGCTGCGAGCAGCCGCTGGTCAAGGGCCCGGCCATGGTCATCGAGTCTCTGGAGCTGTGCTTTCATGTCGGGTGCTTTAAG TGTGTCAGCTGCAGGGCTGAGCTCAGGAGAGACCCAGAGTCTAGAGCTCAGGTGCGAGTCAGACACGGACAGCTCTTCTGCGACACCTGTTACAACAGACTCCGAG TCCGTACCGGCATTCCCAAGTGA
- the lmo7b gene encoding LIM domain only protein 7b isoform X3, with translation MEWREQTAVGCEVAFREAQRWIEEVTKKRFGSSNFRSALENGVLLCDLINKLKPGIIKRVNRLSTPIAGLDNVNVFLKACGKLGLNDAQLFHPGDLQDVSTRVTVRRQETSRRLKNVLITIYWLGRKAQADPSYSGPQLNFKAFEGLLGVALSKALEEASCSKSSVRDSGFAETWYPDREVPSYRREDSVESLDSVESHTLSVASDCTLIAGSEGFGSDAEAEHCFRMTEPLSASGTERRNLPAALRKKRFVQHEEGGRGRVSPLHRAPTGHSARVGSKSMSDITPEPVAQEAESSTSFHPLKSQRGKAATVSLRQERIRQYQARLRESEAKWQEDLTRWKTRRRSVNSDLHRKKDEQEQLGFMSSGTVPVGGEQEQSFCRRSLQREETDLASTATDEAFTPSPLTSSSSSSMPGPINTTGPAPVHRGCSHANDTIEASHHTPPVVSAASDHVQSSSSPFLPASDTDSAPVPVSRAKSLEGVFPGTPQMSAALPRGFRRSEGTSRLSTGVTPKPFSTKTSRMSTQPRFYSMDDSHSGQRERHQLPASFPHRGIDTTPDYKDDTRSSTHEAVQWRKKKEEERGKQMDSAPSIHSFMSASVLIPDKAVCVSREDEVDHRDMQVSLNQTPNSGTDFGFQARWDSTGARIKSVQPGSPAHLCHLHAGDEIVALGGQRVAEMSYEKWKANMDAALREGKLLMDIRRLSLNGHPDHHAPISNTSSLPMENESNAQVNGHPVNGLPSKAMHRSFHDNPVAIKNKGGSESAISDLQVPSIGASSSCRSWNAEEERRKQEKWQMEQEHLLQEKYRRDQERLEEAWRRDQQEAALEENSNTEKQDVPSFPTGNIMHYTPPPFLHRSNSPTFVALTQQAQEAALVQNKQVQIAAGHPTKDECDSSSKTSQWPSESYGFTKLTASDRKKSKSTPSLDGSHKQDSRVGVKKKGRLSQAEQERQQILEEMRKKTPVLTDSSWIRQRHTCTIHKEPVNVAPLRRHESLDNIRSSSSSGSSSKQFSSSSQPLSGLSGIIPYRGYSGRCSLGPGAAIFSNALKQSSWSRPTSISPVSDEEACNRPQQCDSVSAAGLSSGETQSLELRCESDTDSSSATPVTTDSESVPAFPSDHDASQQITEETSPEDDSDTATTSSA, from the exons GACAACGTGAATGTGTTTCTGAAGGCCTGTGGAAAACTCGGGCTGAATGACGCACAGCTCTTCCACCCCGGAGACTTGCAGGACGTGTCCACTCGCGTGACCGTCAG GCGTCAGGAGACTTCCAGGAGACTGAAAAAT GTTCTGATCACGATATACTGGCTGGGAAGGAAGGCTCAGGCCGACCCATCCTACAGCGGCCCACAGCTCAACTTTAAAGCTTTCGAAGGTCTGCTGGGTGTCGCCTTATCCAAA GCTTTAGAGGAGGCGTCGTGCTCCAAGTCCAGTGTGAGGGACAGTGGTTTTGCAGAGACCTGGTACCCTGACAGGGAGGTGCCGAGCTACAGGAGGGAGGATTCAGTGGAGAGCCTGGACTCGGTGGAGTCGCACACTCTGAGTGTGGCATCAGATTGTACATTAATAGCAGGCAGTGAAG GGTTTGGGAGCGACGCAGAGGCAGAGCACTGCTTTAGGATGACTGAGCCTCTGTCTGCATCTGGTACAGAGAGACGAAACCTCCCGGCTGCACTGAGGAAGAAAAGATTTGTGCAGCATGAAGAAGGTGGCAGGGGTCGTGTCAGCCCGCTCCACAG AGCTCCCACGGGACATTCTGCTCGTGTTGG GAGCAAGTCCATGAGTGACATCACCCCGGAGCCCGTAGCACAGGAGGCTGAAAGCAGCACGTCTTTTCATCCTCTGAAGAGTCAGCGCGGTAAAGCTGCGACAGTTTCCCTGCGACAGGAGCGGATACGGCAGTATCAGGCCAGGCTGAGGGAGAGCGAGGCCAAGTGGCAGGAG GACCTGACCAGGTGGAAGACTCGAAGGCGGAGTGTGAACTCTGACCTGCACAGGAAGAAAGACGAACAAGAACAACTCGGGTTCATGAGCAGTGGGACTGTCCCAGTCGGAGGGGAGCAGGAGCAAAG TTTTTGCAGGAGGAGCCTACAGAGGGAGGAGACTGATTTGGCCTCCACGGCTACAGATGAGGCCTTTACTCCTTCTCCATTGacctccagcagcagcagcagcatgccAGGACCCATAAACACGACCGGACCTGCTCCTGTACACAGAGGCTGTTCTCATGCTAACGATACGATTGAAGCGAGTCATCACACACCTCCTGTAGTGAGCGCAGCATCTGATCACGTGCAGAGCTCCTCATCTCCCTTCCTGCCAGCCTCGGATACAGACTCTGCTCCAGTGCCAGTCTCGCGTGCCAAGTCTCTAGAAGGTGTCTTTCCAGGCACGCCACAGATGTCCGCCGCGCTGCCCAGAGGTTTCCGCAGGTCAGAGGGCACTTCACGGCTCTCCACAGGCGTCACACCAAAACCGTTCAGCACCAAGACCTCCAGGATGTCCACTCAGCCCAGATTCTACTCT ATGGACGATTCCCATAGCGGCCAGCGAGAGCGACACCAGCTTCCTGCATCTTTCCCCCACCGAGGAATTGATACAACTCCTGATTACAAAGATGACACTCGCTCCAGTACACATGAAGCCGTCCAgtggaggaagaagaaagaggaagagaggggaAAGCAGATGGACTCAGCTCCAAGCATTCACTCCTTCATGTCTGCTAGTGTCCTGATACCAGACAAAgccgtgtgtgtgagcagggaGGATGAG GTGGATCACCGTGACATGCAAGTCAGTCTGAATCAGACGCCCAACAGCGGCACGGACTTCGGCTTTCAGGCTCGTTGGGACTCGACTGGCGCTCGCATCAAATCCGTCCAACCAG GCAGCCCGGCTCATCTGTGCCACCTGCACGCGGGCGATGAGATTGTGGCTTTGGGTGGACAGCGAGTGGCCGAAATGAGCTACGAAAAGTGGAAGGCCAATATGGATGCTGCGCTGCGAGAGGGCAAGCTGCTGATGGACATCCGACGCCTCAGTCTTAATG GTCATCCAGATCACCACGCCCCCATCAGTAACACCTCCAGCCTGCCCATGGAGAACGAGTCTAACGCGCAGGTCAACGGCCATCCTGTTAAT GGTTTGCCATCGAAAGCAATGCATAGGAGCTTCCATGACAATCCAGTCGCAATAAAAAACAAAG GAGGCTCAGAGTCGGCCATATCGGAT CTGCAGGTTCCCTCCATCGGTGCGTCATCCTCATGCCGGTCCTGGAACGCTGAAGAGgaaaggaggaaacaggagaaatGGCAGATGGAGCAGGAGCACCTTCTGCAG gagaaGTACAGGCGTGATCAAGAGAGACTAGAAGAAGCATGGAGACGAGATCAACAGGAAGCAGCATTAGAAGAAAACAGCAACACGGAG AAGCAGGACGTGCCTTCTTTCCCCACTGGAAACATTATGCATTACACTCCACCCCCGTTCCTCCACCGATCAAATTCCCCAACTTTTGTAGCGCTTACTCAGCAAGCGCAAGAGGCAGCACTCGTCCAGAACAAACAGGTCCAGATAGCAGCAGGTCATCCAACCAAGGACGAGTGTGATTCATCCTCAAAGACAAGTCAATG GCCGAGCGAGTCTTATGGATTTACCAAGCTAACAGCTTCGGACAG GAAAAAGTCCAAATCCACTCCCTCACTTGATGGCAGCCACAAGCAAGACTCCAGAG TGGGTGTTAAGAAGAAGGGTCGCCTGTCTCAGGCTGAACAGGAGCGTCAGCAGATCCTGGAGGAGATGAGGAAGAAGACTCCGGTCCTCACAGACAGCAGCTGGATTCGCCAGCGCCACACCTGTACCATCCACAAGGAGCCCGTCAACGTGGCACCACTGAGAAG ACATGAGTCTCTGGACAACAtccgcagcagcagcagcagtggctCCTCGTCTAAGCAGTTCTCCAGCTCATCTCAGCCTCTCTCGGGCCTGAGCGGCATCATTCCTTACCGAGGCTACTCGGGCCGCTGCAGCCTGGGCCCCGGTGCCGCCATTTTCTCTAACGCTTTAAAGCAGAGCTCCTGGTCTCGGCCTACCTCCATCTCTCCTGTATCTGATGAGGAGGCGTGTAACCGTCCCCAGCAGTGTGACAG TGTGTCAGCTGCAGGGCTGAGCTCAGGAGAGACCCAGAGTCTAGAGCTCAGGTGCGAGTCAGACACGGACAGCTCTTCTGCGACACCTGTTACAACAGACTCCGAG TCCGTACCGGCATTCCCAAGTGACCACGATGCATCACAGCAGATCACGGAGGAGACTTCCCCTGAAGATGATTCGGACACGGCAACTACAAGCTCAGCATAA